ctgcttgtaagactcagttaattgattttaattaatcaattataattctaaaagttagactatgtctactttatgaattctcacagtttaatgatgaaattgtaaagaaaagggtttctaggtttaattattaattaagagactttgtatgtctaattaataattattttaaatgacaatattatttaataatctattttagttattaaataattagttttggcatttaaatgattagaattggaaaaatggcatttttggagaaatagaaataaaattgaggaaactgcaaaatccaagtgaggcccatatcaccctatggccgaccacatggtttgcttgtttcccaattattattttcaattttaattgccatgtaattgctaatcaaagcctaggaaaaataggaaagtggtggatcacactaaataaggcagttaattgattacacagtaattaaggaaactgttttatttggaaagttgtgctctcccttctccctatataaagtaacctttgttctcttctcttgtaagctaaaacccacgaaattcaagagagaaaaagagagaaaatttcgaaatccttgtgagatgagtagtgcccacacacatcaagtagtatctcaatcatagtatgtaagactatggaatttctacatcaaagaaggagaaaagaagatccaggttcagatcttggtgatgctctgctacagaaaggaatcaagggctagagatctgaacggaaggagtcatattattccgctgcacccactgtaaggttttctaactttatatgtgtttattttcattgttttagaattcatattaggttgttaatccaacatacttgttagtaaatctagatcctggtaaaataatttccaacagcagCGACGCCACCCCgatatttttgaaacttcaaaaaatcataactaattcaaattaaatcgaaattgagttctataaaaaagtaaattacttaattttttccatacaatccaataaaaataattccagaaacagatactcaattatttttcacgaaaattcacaaacatcaatcaatcatcaaataacactcaatacaacatgataccatccaaaacatcaaacaatcgttttaaagtccaaatttcttgcaagcaaattaattaccatggctctgaggccagttgttggaaattattttaccaggatcttagatctactcacaagtatgttgattaacaccctaaatatgaactttctaaaacgatgaaataaacacatataaagtttagtaaaccttacattgggtgcagcggaaaataatgactccttccattcagatatctagcccttgattcatttctgtagcagagcattatcaatatctgaacctggatctctttctctgattctttagtgttgaaactccttcctgCTGAAAGTTTTTCTTCAcgaccttcctcactatgattgaggtatcacttgctgtgtgtgggcactactctaacactaattattttgaaatctcaatgaagaagaaagaggagaagaggttggccaaagatagggagagagagaggctcaattttttctgaatcaaaagtataattttcctgaagccttcactatctatttatagcattccactagggttaggtttgaattatttggcattaaaataatgaaaatatcagtttaaattccctacaaaagtggccggccatgcatagtggatttgggcctcactttttgcaattttgcagttttatcttttctgcatctgattttctcaaaaatgtcaattttcaaattcaaccatttaaatgccaattctaactatttaataactataaataattattaaataatattatcatttatcatatttattaattgaaccatacaaagtatcataattaacaaatatgctcctaaaactctttctttacgatttcgcccttacttagtgaaaaattctcaaatagacatagtctaatttgagaattataattgattaatcaaaaccaattatatgagtcttacaagcaatattatctcaactagtgtggggaccatgggtctatataaccgagcttccaataagtagatcaagaatttattactaaaattcactaacttattaattcttcgttgaatccacgcatagaacttagaattgcactctcagtatatagaattctctatatgttctaccatatagacacatcattagttatccattgttataatcctaatttgatcaatgatcctctatatgaatgatctacactgtaaagggattagattaccgttacaccctataatgtatttaatccttaaaacacttaaccccgtataaatgatattttagcttatgtgaaatgagatctccaccatttattttcgtttggtcaagctcgaaggagatcatcctttacttactattcgccagatagaaactatagattccatgtttatgttagcgctcccactcaattgcactaccgtgttcccaaaatgtcagtatcaccctgacctaaaagtaggcttaactaacaaatcaaagaacacgaatagcctcttgagatcgagcctaatcataacaggattaagatcatttgatctaggatgaactaggcgatattgacttgaatagatattacggtaagtttaataaatctaagtcaaagttcaatatcggtcccttccgatgcatactccatgcatccaacctgagctttactttaaccaatgctctggaaagaacatagcacttctccaaatgcaagtaaactctgttgtagattatcatatcagtaaaaccctgtgtctgataaatctaggaaactttattcacatagtcatgtttaatttccaatgtgttgacagcacaataaacaggatcaagtatgtgaaaagggtttcagatgaattcatacattatgtacatataatcatgaaataaatcatgtgaaccatgcaacattaaatgttatttctgatctatattaataagtaaatctgattatattgaaatgagttttatttagggcacaaaacccaacacttaagTGGTaagttcttgatctgcttattggaagctcagatatataggtccatggtccccacactagttgagacaatactacttgtaagactcacttaattgatttcgattaatcaattataattctaaaattagactatgcctagtttgtgaatttttcactaagcaagggcaaaattttaaagaaagagtttctaaggtatatttgttaattaagagactttggctagtctaattaataaatatattaaatgataatattatttaataattaattttagttattaaatagttaaaattgacatttaaatgattgaatttgaaaattggtgtttttgagaaaatgagatgaagaaatgataaaacagcaagttgcaaaagtggggcccatatccACAAGCCTTGGCCAGCCACTTATGTAGGTTTTaccattttatattttcattcttttaataccaaataattcaagcctaaccctaggtggcatactataaataggtagtgatggcttcagaaaaagaagatgcatcttattcctttcagagaaaaacctgagtgcCTTCTACCTAAGCTAGCCGCCACTTATCTTTCTTTATTCTTCATTATTGATTCgaatcccttgagtgaatgagtagtgcccaaacacatcaagtggtacctcaatcatagtgtggaagatcgtgaagaatccaaattcaacaagaaggacattcggactcagatcttgataatgctctgcgacagaaaggatacaagggttagagatctgagtcgaaggagacatattattccgctgcaaccaccataaggtttctcatactttatatatgtttatttcatatcgttttagaagttcatatttaggatgttaaacaacatacttgtgagtagatctaagatcctagtaaaataattccaacagatctgaacctggatctccttCAAGTGATgaaattcttcacaatcttccatacTATATTTGAGTATTGACTTGAAATGTATGGGCAAGTACTCTCTTCACTATGGGGTTCAAATTAAAGAGGGGAGAAGAGAAgggattttgaaaattaatagGAGCCTCTCTTATATTGTTTGACAAAGTGAAATTGAGTTATCAGCTTCTGATAATAAGAGCCTATAATTATCTATTTATATGATGTCTATTAGGGTTAAGtaagaatttaaatatatattaaaaaaaaaagataaaatggcTTTAAAATTGAACCCTTGTGGTCGAACCCCTTGTAGGCCCTATGGtttcaattttgccattttattaaataacttatttttctttctcaaatactatattttaactCTAACTTTATAAAGGcatattttaactatttaaaaattataaataattattaaataaaattattatttaacttatttattaattagacctttcaaagtctcttaattaataaacaaaccctaaaatctctttttttCTCAATTAGGTCATTGAttaatgaaaattcataaataagatatagtctaattaaaattctaattgattaattaaaaccaattaactgagtctacaagcCAATTATCTCAACTAATGTGGGGacaatgggcctatataatcaagctcccaataagtagttcaaaaaattaccaagtaaattttctatcttattaattcctcatgaCTCCACTAAAGATTTAGAATCGCTCTCCtgattatatagaacgctctatatgttccaaatatatatatatatatatattgttaattatctattgtttcaatccaaataatcaattatcctctaCTAGATCGAGTATGGACAATTTTACTGTTCtaccctttaatgtattttatcctttaaacacttagctccttgtaaatgatatttcagtaaactaatataattattaaaatgagtactctaccatttaatctcatttagccaagctcaaagaaaATCACCGTTTCACTTTTATGTAgtcatagaagctatagattttgtatctatgattagcactcccactcaattgtactaccatattctcaagatgtaagtattgagAAGATCCATTTGGTCAACTTTAACGAAGaagtcaaagaacataaataatacacttGAACCAGAACCTAAcaatctcaggattgagatcattaatctaagatcaactaagtgatatttacttagaaagatattacgataagtttatgatatattttttatgtgaatatcaatccagtccaatgtataacAACACATCCAATACAAGCTTATACCTATACCTTGGAAAAGATATACCActattttagtgtaaataaaCTACATTgttgattatcatatcagtgtaAAATCttatgtactgataaatcatgggaCTAATAGTTTagtcacataatcttgattacttttcaCTGTGTAGAATAGAGTTTtagttagggcacaaaacctaacaaactcccacttgcactaacataaaacaatcagTACGTTTCAATTAATTCTAGATTCTCTCTgcgcttttcaaatgcagtctcTGTCAATGTCTTGGTGAATGGGTCAGCTAGGTTATCTTCAGTATCAACCTTTTCTACCAGCACGTCTCCTCTTGCCACATACTCTCTAATGATGTGGTATTTCCTCTTAATGTGTTTACTCCTCTTGTGGCTTCAAGGGTAGTTATTGTTGGCGATAGCACCAGTGTTGTCATAAAGTAACACTAGTGGTTTTTCCATGCCTTGAATAACACCATGCtctgtgaagaactttcttagccagaccaGTTCCTTAGTAGCCTTAGTGGCAGCTATGTATtcggcctccatggtagagtcagATATTGCAGATTACTTGACACTTCTCCAAACATCTGCTACTCCCCCAAGAGTGATTACTATCCCAGATGTAAActtcctgtcatcaagacaaTCCTAGAAATCGGAGTCGGTATAGCCTAAGAGATTTAAAGCACCatccttgtagactaacacataattCCTTAtcctctttaagtatttcaaaatatgctTAATTGTtgtccaatgttcctttcttgggtttgactgatacctgctcacaattcctactgcatagTAAATTTCTGGTCTAAtatgcatagcatagcatacagcagacttccaactgctgaagcataaggaaaCTTTCTAATATCTTTTATCTCTTGGGGATAAGTGAGACATTGTTCCTTAGATAGTCGCAAGCCAGCATGTCTAGAAGGCATGATTGCCCCTTTGGCATTGGTCATTGAGAAACGCTTTGCACCTTATCAATGTAAGATGCTTATGAGAGAGCAAGTGATTTGTTCTTCTAGCATCTAATAATTTGGATTTTAAGAACATAATTAGcttcacccaagtctttcatttAGAATTGGGTGTTAAACCATTCCTTTATGTCAATCATCTTCTTGACATTATTGCCAATGactaaaatgtcatcaacataacagATTTCTATGGAGAGAGGTATtctgatggatttgagcatggaaaCTGGACTAAAAGTATCCTCATTATCCAatccttctctttgggtataaccctttgctacaagtctagctttaaaagttttgacttaTCCATCatcacctcttttcttcttctagacccatttacatccaattggatgaTAATCATCAGGTGTATCTACATATTCCTAGACTTTATTTTTCTTCACGGAATTCATTTTTGAATCCATGTCGGCTGACCATTACTTCTGTAACGCCCCCACTAACAGCTACTCatggttctaggtaatccaacTACAAGATTCCTAGCAACTTCTTCTCATTTTACTCAAGAAATTAACATATCATAATAACCTTACCAGCATCTGATGATTAATCCTAATTCACTAACAAATTAAGCATCTGAATACATTATCCACTACATCCTTTTGCATTCTACAGCATACGTAGAATTTCAAGTATTTGTACACTTTAATAGtactaaaaaataacaattaaggAGTGGTACAAATTTTCATTAGAATGTCACTTCTGAGCTCAACACTGCTTGAAACACGAACTTAAGTTTTATGACGCAACATTCCACTAACCCCTACTAACAGACAAAGAAATCGCATGAAGAACTGCATAAGTCTTGACCTACATATTACTAGAAACCATGTACTGAACAATCAAAGCTTTAACAACTTCACCCTACTGGTTGATGACCATCCATGACAACCATAACTCCTCTAACAACTGCATCCACGAAGATATTAAAACTCTCCCAAGGGTTTGCAAATATTATTTACCCTAACAAAATTGAAAGAATTGTCAAAAATGTGTTTGACTAAGAGTTGAAGTCTTTGTTAACTGttaaccacttgaggctagctcaagtgacCATAGGTGGGTGGGTGTGTTGGAGGTCTTGAGTTCGAGTTTCAAGTAAAACatgattgtaatatataaacgcttaaataaaaaaaaagagttgaagtctttgtttattttcattcatgTCTCTTGTGATAAGGGAAAGTTTGTAATCGACTAAGTTGAATAATCtcagtaagtttttttttttttttaatggtacTAATCTTGACAAATATACACGGGCTCACTAAGATCGGATTGAGAAAATTGTACAATTTTCTTGTAGTGTGTAAAAGGaagatacatatattttttttacttaagaatatatatttttaatactaTGTTTTTAAGttatctttttaattatttagtaattaGTGTATTTATCTGTAAAgtattcataaataattatatctcGGTCTAAATCTTGCAAATACTGAAAAATTATAATGATGAGAGTATATTTTATGAGCTAGTTTCCCACATTTTCTATTATGTTATAGTAGCTgcaatatattatatgttatagtaaatcttttttttttttaattttttttggtgagAAAAGTCTACTATATTAAAATTGAGAGTTAAAATACCATAGATAATAGTGAAGGCGGAACTTCCTCAACCATAGACAATCAGTATCTACCGAAATAGCATACTTAGCAAGAGTATGGGCAACAGTATTCGCACCCCTCTTAACATGAGTGATAATTactccaaaaaaaaattggacaaTATTACACAAACCGCAAAGACAATATTCATGTGGcacaattattcaaaaaaaaaaaaaatattcatgtGGACAGAACTGCCATAGTTGACGTCCATGGTTACAGAGAACCGTCACAAACAATAACTTTCAACTTATAATTACTATTGACATGTATATATTGTTCAAAATgaccaaaaataatattttcataattattGTAAACAATGATCATTATATAAGACTGAAACACCATAAATGAGGTTGATTATCACATATAGCAGGtacatttcattttttttccttcataCCAATGCCAATACAATTGCAAATTCTTAATGTTGTATGGTATAAtcaaagaaattgaaaaataagtagATAAGGATGAATTTATCAGATCAGGGTTATTTACAAAATAacgttttacatttatcaaAATGGGGGTTGGTGGTCAAACATGAGAGTactcaaaaagaaagaaaaaggagTAATTGGGTTGAATGGTCAAAAGTAGAAGACTGTTTAAAGTGAAAGAGCAAGAAAAAaggtatattttaatataaaattataaataatttacattataATAATACTATCACACAACCAGAGGAGGggccttcttcttcctctcctCCTTTCGGTGTGTGGTTTTGACTGACTGTctcctctctttttctttctatcTATCTCTCTATCTTTACTTTAACCACAATCTCTCTCtccaagacccaaactttgcCGATCTATTCTCTACTCCGGATCCATCTTCTTCTGGGTTATGAATTTTACTTTCGGTTTGATCAAGTTTCTACTACAACCTTGGTAATTGttctattatttttcttaaaaatgttCTTTTTATGTAATTAGTGTTTGGATCAGGTTTTATTCTCTTTGTATTTCATTGTTCTTCTCCCAACTTGAGTTGATCTGCCTATATGGATCCTTCTAGGGTTTGTAAATGAAAAATCTTTGTCTTTTATCTCCTCTGATTTTCGTTTTGTTGTGCTTGCCGTTACCCAGTAATCGTAGccatttgatttttatttacaaGTTTCTATTTTTCTTCTTGTGGGATCTATTTAATGGGAACCATGCACGATTGTTTGTTCTCTAAAGAAaaaatgggttttttttttttttttttgagaaatagtTTGTTTGGATGGTGGGCACATTTTATGTTTGTGTTAGATTATATCAATATTTATTTGGAGAAAATAAGATGGGTAGCTGAATCAGAGTTATGTAACTTACTTCATCTTTGTTTTTTCTCAAATTAGCTTTTTTGTTTCAACTGTTAAGCCTCAATTTCCTTATAATCGATTATTTTGAGCTGAGTTATTGGCAGCAGGATAGTTTACACTTCACATAGGATGTTTAGTTACGTGGGTGGGGTATGGTTCACTTATCGATGTGGTTGTGTTTGTTGTTCTTTGTACATTTAATTCCTTTTCTCTTGTTATTTTTGTTTCTTTCGCATTGTTTTGTTCAAAACTTCTAATGAATTTGCAATAAGTGTGGGCAATTAATTATCTTTCATTATGCTATCATATTCCCCTGTGTGATATCATTTGTTTGTTCTTACTTCCGTTGTTAATGATGTCCTGCTTTTGCCAGGTAATTTAGTGAACTGGTATATTGAATTCTAAGGAGGGTTATTGAGGACATCTTTGTATTTTTGAGCCAATGGCTTCTGTAAGTGTAGCTCCTGCATCTGGGGGAGTAAGAGAATCTAGCGGTAATGTAGCTGGTGTTGATAAGTTGCCTGAAGAAATGAATGACATGAAACTTAGAGATGATAAGGTAAATGTTAAATCTTTGAATCCCCTTTAATCCTTAATATAGAAATCTTTCATTGTTGATTTCTCACACCTGTATCTTTTTGTTTTGCGTACAGGAAATGGAAGCAACCATTGTTGATGGCAATGGGACAGAGACAGGTCATATAATTGTTACTACTATTGGTGGAAAGAATGGCCAGCCAAAGCAGGTAATTTGTCTAACACATCTTTTCTACCCTTGCAACATTATTGTTCCTAAAGCTCTTGATTGTAAGTGTACTGACATAACCTGGCTATCAATTATTGTAGACTATAAGCTATATGGCAGAGCGTGTTGTTGGTCATGGATCTTTTGGAGTAGTTTTCCAGGTGCGTAGCTAATCTACCGGGTAGTTTTATTTCATGGTTTTGTTTAACATTCTAATGTGATGTTTTATTGTGGTTTTTCAGGCAAGGTGCTTAGAAACTGGGGAGACAGTTGCCATCAAAAAAGTTCTCCAAGACAAGAGGTACAAGAATCGGGAGCTGCAAACCATGCGACTTCTTGACCACCCCAATGTTGTGTCCTTGAAGCATTGTTTCTTCTCAACCACTGAGAAAGATGAGCTCTATCTTAATCTTGTACTTGAGTATGTCCCTGAGACAGTCCATCGCGTGATCAAACACTACAACAAGATGACCCAAAGGATGCCCTTGATATATGTTAAACTCTATTCTTATCAGGTATATATGAGATATGCTTCCGTTGCTTGTTTGAATATCTAATATTGTTATTGAGACACAATAGGTGTTTTACTGTCTTGACATTTTACATTGTCCCACTGCAGATATGTAGAGCTCTTCATTACATTCACAACAGCATTGGAGTTTGTCACAGGGACATAAAGCCTCAAAATCTTTTGGTATGTATTATAATATGCTGTTAGCTTCATCTTGTTTGttatatttgtgtgtgtgtgcgACTGTGCATGTATTGGTTTCTAAATCTTTTCTAGTGGTGTTTGTTTAACCTTCATCAATTCTTAAAAAATGATTTTACACGTGTCCTCTATATAGCTGGTACAGGGGACAGAGTTGGCACAACTGGTTTTTAATCATCATTTATCTCTTCCTTACAGGTCAATCCACATACTCACCAACTTAAACTCTGTGACTTTGGAAGTGCTAAAGTCTTGGTTTGTTTCCACTCCACATTACTTGTTTTAGTGTATTTTGGACAAATAATAATCTATGTTACTGAATCATATATGTAAAATTGCAGGTGAAAGGGGAACCAAATATTTCATACATCTGTTCTAGATACTATCGTGCGCCAGAGCTTATATTTGGGGCAACGGAGTACAGCACAGCTATTGATATCTGGTCTGCTGGATGTGTGCTAGCTGAACTTATGCTTGGACAGGTAGGTGCTGGGGTTTCTTATGGTTGTTTTGATTatgattttatcttgattagAAAGATCCTAACTGTGACTTTTTGACTTTACAGCCTCTATTCCCTGGGGAAAGTGGAGTTGACCAGCTTGTTGAGATAATTAAGGTGAATAACAAGCCCAAATGGCTTATTATCTTTAATTTGACGTATTACTTTATTTCTTTGTACTTCTATTTCTTACCTattctattctattttatttcttGCGCAGGTTTTAGGTACCCCAACAAGGGAGGAAATCAAGTGCATGAATCCTAACTACACAGAGTTCAAGTTTCCCCAAATTAAAGCCCACCCATGGCACAAGGTATAAGAAAGATTATGTAAAGCTGTTGTCCCAAAAAAAAGTACTAACCAACATACGTTGTCTCTTTTGcttaatattttaaacttattAATCTTTGACTATCCAGATATTCCATAAGCGCATGCCTCCTGAAGCTGTGGATCTTGTTTCAAGGCTACTACAGTATTCTCCAAACCTTCGAAGCACTGCTGTGAGTATTTTGATTCTGTTCGATACTTACATGTGTTTCATCTCTACTTTGTGTTGATGGTGTTTTACACCTTTGTCCTTATGCAGTTGGAGGCTTTAGTTCATCCATTTTTTGACGAGCTTCGTGATCCCAACACCCGCTTGCCGAATGGACGTTTCCTTCCTCCACTATTCAACTTTAAGACACATGGTAAGGACTAACAggcttcatttatttatttttcacttttaatcTCATATGTGGTGGATGTGAACTAATGATTGTCAATGGTTTTGCTACTAACCAGAACTGAAGGGTGTTCCGGCAGAGATGTTGGTAAGGCTGATTCCAGACCATGCTAAAAAGTAGTGTGGCTTTCTTGGATCGCCATCATAATAATAGGGTGTCGTTGTAGTTGGTATCCGCTCTGCTCTGCTCCTCGCAGTAGCGTTCTTGTAGAGAAAAGTAGTTCGAGTGTTCTTATCTAATTTCATCAAATCAAAAAAAGTAAATCTAGCTCTGGGGTATCTCTGTTTTCTTTTATCTGTTCATTTGTTGGTACACACATCTCTATTATATTACATTCATACttctatttatataatatgGTAGAAGGCAGATTAAGAAAGGGTCTCTGCTCCCTGCTTCGAAAACAGTCACTTGGGTTCGTCACATTTGTTTTGTGTCGTTCTTTTTACGGTAGATTGTATCATATCAAAGTAATGGAATTATAATTTTACAAGTTTCTCCATTTCAAACGGCAATATGTTTTTTGTGATAATGGTAGTAACAAGACGTGCTACCTTCCCATCGGAAAAGAAGGGACAAGTATTAGACATAACTGTCCAGGAATTAGTCTATGAGCACAAATATAAGCAACTCTAGAAAGCCAAGACACGGCAAACTCAGGAAAATGATCCAACAAGCGAAAAATATAAAGAAGCTGTACAAGTCAAGTTTGGAATCCTTTTAGAGTATGCTCCAGATTGGAGTACCTTCATGAAAATCCATGTTTCTGGTCGTCCAAAGAGAAAGTATAGTCGTGCTGCAAAATTGGGTAAATTTAAGAGCATGTAtgacattattttttattttttattttcaaaaaagtaTTTTCAGAAATGataataaaaaccagtttttgaagttttcaaATTAGAAGTCGTGTGTGCTTGGTTAATGttattctaaaaataattttttatttttacattattttcttttttgaaaaatacttcAATATGAGATTCTAATATGAACAAGAGCAGACCTGACCCTAGTCTTGGCCTTGGACTCGGATCCCGACTCTAGACCTGGCCTCGGTGTTGGTCCCAGCCTCGTACCCCAACTTTGGACCTAGCCCCGTTCCTGGTCTTAGACCTCGGCTTGGACCCCGGCCTCAGATCCGGGACCTCGACCCAGTCCCGGACCCTGAACTCGGACTCGGTCACAGACTTGGCTAGACTTGGACCTGAACTTGGGCCCCGACCTCAGACTCGGACTCGACCCGAAAATGAGGAGAGAGA
Above is a genomic segment from Cannabis sativa cultivar Pink pepper isolate KNU-18-1 unplaced genomic scaffold, ASM2916894v1 Contig3, whole genome shotgun sequence containing:
- the LOC115710935 gene encoding glycogen synthase kinase-3 homolog MsK-3, with amino-acid sequence MASVSVAPASGGVRESSGNVAGVDKLPEEMNDMKLRDDKEMEATIVDGNGTETGHIIVTTIGGKNGQPKQTISYMAERVVGHGSFGVVFQARCLETGETVAIKKVLQDKRYKNRELQTMRLLDHPNVVSLKHCFFSTTEKDELYLNLVLEYVPETVHRVIKHYNKMTQRMPLIYVKLYSYQICRALHYIHNSIGVCHRDIKPQNLLVNPHTHQLKLCDFGSAKVLVKGEPNISYICSRYYRAPELIFGATEYSTAIDIWSAGCVLAELMLGQPLFPGESGVDQLVEIIKVLGTPTREEIKCMNPNYTEFKFPQIKAHPWHKIFHKRMPPEAVDLVSRLLQYSPNLRSTALEALVHPFFDELRDPNTRLPNGRFLPPLFNFKTHELKGVPAEMLVRLIPDHAKK